A genome region from Musa acuminata AAA Group cultivar baxijiao chromosome BXJ3-5, Cavendish_Baxijiao_AAA, whole genome shotgun sequence includes the following:
- the LOC135639192 gene encoding formin-like protein 14 yields MASLKVRSIYRIFFVVEGISSPIAAQLFDFCDDDGGGAAGELFGRSDHHHNQSLLPTYEDVSSSSSSSAARTATAANTSLCCYPGDAAPFSPFPSLYALLDAPPPPPDPEPDLAQCRSSSSSSNPPPPPPPPPALFPVSPTPPYVGDPFDHILLTEAIPAGYSIDRGTVVSVPAAGGPPSRLQHPQTAYEEQRYAAAVAMQQPPELAGLEAPPCGFLEGVGMGAALYGGGRGETQGFFGMAAVGPDAGLAGVSDMAEGGGLCSFGQDALPRLYGSGDSQVIGGGNQLLMVGCSGNALPLPASDMSPLDESTYKVGRLSVEERKEKIHRYMKKRNERNFSKKIKASSNCFMQQK; encoded by the exons ATGGCCAGTTTGAAAGTTAGGAGTATATATCGGATCTTTTTCGTTGTG GAGGGCATCTCCAGCCCCATCGCTGCGCAGCTGTTCGACTTCTGCGACGACGACGGCGGCGGAGCcgccggcgagcttttcggccgCTCTGATCACCATCATAACCAATCCCTCCTCCCTACCTACGAGGACGTCTCCTCATCCTCGTCCTCATCCGCAGCCAGAACCGCCACCGCGGCCAATACGTCTCTCTGCTGCTACCCCGGCGACGCCGCCCCATTCTCCCCCTTTCCCTCCCTGTACGCCCTACTTGACGCACCTCCACCGCCCCCCGACCCCGAGCCCGACCTCGCCCAGTGTCGTTCCTCGTCCTCGTCATCaaacccccctcctcctcctcctcctcccccggcACTGTTCCCGGTCTCGCCCACGCCGCCGTACGTCGGGGACCCGTTCGACCACATCCTGCTGACGGAGGCCATCCCCGCTGGGTACTCAATCGACCGCGGCACAGTGGTCTCGGTGCCGGCGGCTGGGGGGCCACCGAGCCGGCTGCAGCACCCGCAGACGGCGTACGAGGAGCAGCGCTACGCAGCGGCGGTGGCGATGCAGCAACCGCCGGAGCTGGCGGGGCTGGAGGCGCCACCGTGCGGGTTTCTCGAAGGCGTTGGCATGGGCGCGGCGCTGTATGGCGGTGGCAGAGGCGAGACGCAGGGTTTCTTCGGGATGGCGGCGGTGGGACCGGACGCGGGGCTTGCGGGCGTGAGCGACATGGCAGAGGGCGGAGGCCTGTGCTCGTTCGGGCAGGACGCTTTGCCTCGCTTGTACGGCTCCGGCGACTCGCAG GTAATTGGCGGAGGCAACCAGCTTCTAATGGTTGGATGCAGCGGCAATGCGTTGCCGCTGCCGGCATCCGACATGTCACCCTTGGACGAATCCACCTACAAGGTCGGCCGCTTGTCAGtggaagagaggaaggagaagattcACAGGTACATGAAGAAGAGGAACGAAAGAAACTTCAGCAAGAAGATCAAGGCAAGTAGCAACTGTTTCATGCAACAGAAGTGA